The following proteins are encoded in a genomic region of Kosakonia oryzae:
- a CDS encoding putative hemolysin has product MRSAFWVGCAVLLLSACSSEPVQQATAAHVVPGIKAAMSNSGQANCAMIGGSLSVARQLDGSMVGMCALPNGKRCSEQSLATGSCGNY; this is encoded by the coding sequence ATGCGTTCAGCGTTTTGGGTGGGGTGCGCCGTTTTATTGCTGTCGGCATGCAGTAGTGAACCTGTGCAGCAGGCTACGGCTGCTCACGTTGTGCCAGGTATAAAGGCCGCGATGTCTAACAGCGGTCAGGCAAATTGCGCAATGATTGGCGGATCATTATCTGTCGCGCGTCAGCTTGACGGTTCGATGGTGGGAATGTGTGCATTGCCGAATGGCAAACGCTGTAGCGAACAGTCGCTTGCCACCGGAAGCTGCGGTAATTACTGA
- the hslJ gene encoding heat shock protein HslJ → MKKIIPLIALSVALSACVSSRTDTLKPEQLANQRFVLTTFNGKAVTASDQSPAPEIRFDKDLRVSGKMCNGFMGQGKLSDGALTVKHMGMTMMMCVDPQRNELDHTIQAMLNNGAQIDLTGDQLTLATASQTLIYTRANNVQ, encoded by the coding sequence ATGAAAAAAATTATCCCTTTAATTGCGTTGAGCGTTGCCCTTTCCGCCTGTGTCAGTTCCCGTACTGATACCCTTAAACCGGAGCAACTGGCTAACCAGCGCTTTGTACTGACTACCTTTAACGGCAAAGCAGTGACGGCTTCTGACCAGAGCCCGGCGCCGGAAATCCGTTTTGACAAGGATCTGCGCGTCTCTGGCAAAATGTGCAACGGCTTTATGGGCCAGGGAAAACTCTCTGACGGCGCATTAACCGTGAAGCACATGGGCATGACCATGATGATGTGCGTAGATCCGCAGCGTAACGAGCTGGATCATACTATCCAGGCCATGCTGAATAATGGCGCGCAGATCGATTTGACCGGCGACCAGTTAACGCTGGCAACCGCATCGCAGACGTTGATTTATACCCGCGCGAATAACGTTCAGTAA
- a CDS encoding 2-hydroxyacid dehydrogenase, giving the protein MKLAIYSTKQYDKKYLQQVNEHYGYDLEFFDFLLTEKTAKTANGCEGVCIFVNDDGSRPVLEELKKLGVKFIALRCAGFNNVDLDAAKELGLQVVRVPAYSPEAVAEHAIGMMMTLNRRIHRAYQRTRDANFSLEGLTGFTMYGKTAGVIGTGKIGVAALRILKGFGMRLLAFDPYPSAAALELGVEYVDLDTLFSQADVISLHCPLTPENFHLLNRSAFERMKDGVMIINTSRGGLIDSQAAIDALKTQKIGALGMDVYENERDLFFEDKSNDVIQDDVFRRLSACHNVLFTGHQAFLTAEALTSISETTLENLRQLRDGESCPNALF; this is encoded by the coding sequence ATGAAACTCGCGATATATAGCACAAAGCAATACGATAAAAAGTATTTGCAGCAGGTAAACGAGCATTATGGCTACGATCTTGAATTTTTCGACTTTTTGTTAACGGAAAAGACCGCCAAAACCGCCAACGGCTGTGAAGGTGTCTGTATTTTCGTCAATGATGACGGTAGCCGCCCGGTACTGGAAGAGTTGAAAAAACTGGGCGTGAAATTTATCGCGCTGCGCTGTGCCGGGTTCAACAACGTCGATCTTGATGCAGCCAAAGAGCTTGGGCTGCAGGTGGTGCGCGTGCCAGCTTACTCACCGGAAGCGGTGGCGGAACATGCGATTGGCATGATGATGACGCTCAACCGTCGTATTCACCGAGCTTATCAGCGTACCCGTGACGCTAACTTCTCGCTCGAAGGTCTGACCGGCTTTACGATGTATGGCAAAACGGCTGGCGTGATTGGTACCGGCAAAATCGGCGTTGCGGCACTGCGTATCCTGAAGGGGTTCGGTATGCGCCTGCTGGCGTTTGATCCCTATCCGAGTGCGGCGGCGCTGGAACTGGGCGTTGAGTATGTGGATCTTGATACGCTGTTTTCCCAGGCCGATGTTATCTCCCTGCACTGCCCGCTGACGCCGGAAAACTTCCATTTATTGAACCGAAGTGCGTTTGAACGCATGAAAGACGGCGTGATGATCATCAACACCAGCCGCGGCGGTCTGATCGATTCGCAGGCGGCGATTGATGCGCTGAAGACGCAGAAAATTGGCGCGCTTGGCATGGACGTGTATGAAAACGAACGCGATCTGTTCTTTGAAGACAAATCCAACGATGTGATTCAGGACGATGTGTTCCGTCGCCTGTCGGCATGCCATAACGTGCTGTTCACCGGCCACCAGGCGTTTCTGACCGCCGAGGCGTTGACCAGTATTTCTGAGACCACGCTGGAAAACCTGCGCCAGTTACGTGACGGTGAAAGTTGCCCGAACGCGCTGTTCTAA
- a CDS encoding YdbH family protein has translation MKGKYKAAIALVLLFVLLPLTLLMTLAQWVPTLAGIWLPAGTRIALEERPRFTRHSLNIPDLRYWVDDCQLAWLQNAELTRPSRWQLHAGALTINSACLNKLPANNTPSTAPRTLSEWQAMLPYTWLTVDRLTVSPWQSWSGKLSLALTPDIQQLSYNGERVQLEARLHGQALNVNRLALHLFDNQPPFTLGGEFTLPAVPDGWPVNGHMQSTLTLPQQPGLVDVDMEWRENEGQTIVMSRDSSDPLLDLPWQVTGEQLAISDGRWNWPYAGFPLSGRVGLKIDNWQQGLDKAQISGRLNVLTQGEAGKGNAVLTIGPGRLSMTDSAMPLQLTGEAKQGDLVFYAVLPAQLSGSFDDPQLAFTPGALLRSRGRVIDSLNIDEVRWPLAGVKLTRQGIDGRLQAILRAHENVMGDFRLHLDGQAQDFLPDNGEWRWRYWGDGHFTPMNARWDVAGRGEWQDNTITLTDLSTGFDQLQYGTMQISAPRLVLDAPVKWVRDEEKPQFSGALTLDAGQTTFSGGSHLPASQLKFSVDGTNPTDFQFKGALSADAIGPVQVNGRWDGERLRGQAWWPRQSLSVFQPLIPPDWKMKLLNGSLYAQVAFSAAAGQGFEAGGHGVLKSGSVWTPDNEISGVDFVLPFRYRNAAWQLGTRRPVSLRIGEIVNQVTAKNITADLQGAWPWSEENPLILSDVSVDVLGGKVTMQQLRMPQHDPALVRINHISSSELISAVNPKQFALSGPFDGALPLWLDNPQWIIKDGWLHNPGPMTLRIDKDTADAVVKDNMAAGAAINWLRYMEISRSWTKIDLDNLGVLKMQAAIRGTSYVEGKSSTVNLNYTHEENVFTLWRSLRFGDNLQSWLEQHAALPQVRCAKGEKCEEKQ, from the coding sequence ATGAAGGGTAAATACAAAGCCGCCATCGCTCTGGTTTTATTATTTGTACTGCTGCCGCTAACGTTACTGATGACGCTGGCGCAATGGGTGCCGACCCTTGCCGGGATCTGGCTACCGGCCGGTACGCGCATCGCACTGGAAGAGCGCCCGCGCTTTACCCGCCATTCCCTGAACATTCCCGATCTGCGCTACTGGGTTGACGATTGCCAACTGGCGTGGCTGCAGAATGCTGAGCTTACCCGCCCCAGCCGCTGGCAGTTACATGCGGGCGCGTTGACGATCAATAGCGCCTGTCTTAATAAGCTGCCGGCAAACAACACGCCATCAACCGCGCCGCGAACGCTGAGCGAATGGCAAGCGATGCTGCCTTACACCTGGCTTACGGTGGATCGGTTAACCGTTTCGCCGTGGCAATCATGGAGCGGCAAATTGTCGCTGGCGTTGACCCCTGACATTCAGCAATTGAGTTACAACGGTGAGCGCGTGCAGCTTGAAGCCCGTCTGCACGGGCAGGCGCTGAACGTTAACCGACTCGCGCTACATCTGTTTGATAACCAGCCGCCATTCACGCTCGGTGGCGAATTTACTCTGCCCGCTGTTCCGGATGGATGGCCCGTTAATGGCCATATGCAAAGTACGCTCACTCTGCCACAGCAACCTGGCCTGGTGGATGTTGATATGGAGTGGCGCGAAAATGAAGGGCAGACGATTGTTATGTCGCGCGACAGCAGCGATCCGCTGCTCGACTTACCCTGGCAGGTGACCGGCGAGCAGCTCGCCATCAGCGATGGCCGCTGGAACTGGCCGTATGCCGGTTTTCCGCTGAGTGGGCGCGTCGGGTTGAAGATCGACAACTGGCAGCAGGGGCTGGATAAGGCGCAGATAAGTGGTCGGCTGAACGTGCTGACGCAGGGTGAAGCCGGTAAAGGCAATGCCGTGCTGACGATAGGTCCGGGGCGGCTAAGCATGACCGACAGCGCCATGCCGCTGCAACTGACCGGAGAAGCGAAGCAGGGCGATCTGGTGTTTTACGCCGTATTACCGGCGCAACTGAGCGGCAGTTTTGATGACCCGCAACTGGCGTTTACGCCCGGCGCGCTGCTGCGTTCGCGCGGGCGGGTGATCGATTCACTGAATATTGATGAGGTACGCTGGCCGCTGGCGGGCGTAAAACTGACCCGGCAGGGCATCGACGGCCGTTTGCAGGCGATTCTTCGCGCGCACGAGAATGTGATGGGCGATTTTCGTCTGCATCTCGACGGGCAGGCGCAGGATTTTTTGCCGGATAATGGCGAGTGGCGCTGGCGTTACTGGGGTGATGGTCATTTTACGCCGATGAATGCGCGCTGGGACGTTGCCGGTCGCGGTGAGTGGCAGGACAACACCATCACGCTGACCGATCTTTCAACCGGTTTTGATCAACTTCAGTACGGCACCATGCAAATTAGCGCGCCCCGTTTGGTGCTGGATGCCCCGGTGAAATGGGTGCGGGATGAGGAGAAGCCTCAGTTCAGCGGCGCGCTGACGCTGGATGCCGGGCAAACGACTTTTAGCGGCGGCAGCCATTTGCCCGCCTCGCAACTCAAATTCAGCGTCGATGGCACCAATCCCACCGATTTTCAGTTTAAAGGGGCCCTGAGTGCTGATGCGATTGGCCCTGTGCAGGTGAATGGCCGCTGGGACGGCGAACGATTGCGCGGGCAGGCCTGGTGGCCGCGTCAGTCGCTCAGCGTTTTCCAGCCGTTGATCCCACCAGACTGGAAGATGAAGCTGCTTAATGGCTCGCTCTACGCTCAGGTGGCGTTTTCTGCGGCGGCCGGGCAAGGTTTTGAAGCCGGTGGGCACGGCGTGCTGAAAAGCGGCAGCGTCTGGACGCCGGATAATGAAATCAGCGGTGTCGATTTTGTGCTGCCGTTCCGCTATCGCAATGCCGCCTGGCAACTGGGTACCCGCAGGCCGGTATCGCTGCGCATTGGCGAAATTGTTAACCAGGTGACCGCCAAAAATATCACTGCTGATTTGCAGGGGGCCTGGCCGTGGAGCGAAGAAAACCCGCTCATTCTGAGCGATGTCAGCGTTGATGTGCTCGGCGGCAAAGTCACTATGCAGCAGCTACGCATGCCGCAGCACGATCCGGCGCTGGTGCGCATCAACCATATTTCCTCCAGCGAGCTGATCAGCGCGGTGAACCCGAAGCAATTTGCGCTTTCCGGGCCTTTTGACGGCGCGCTGCCGCTATGGCTGGATAATCCGCAATGGATAATTAAGGACGGCTGGCTGCACAACCCGGGCCCGATGACGCTGCGTATCGACAAAGATACCGCAGATGCGGTAGTGAAGGACAACATGGCGGCGGGCGCGGCGATCAACTGGTTGCGCTATATGGAAATTTCCCGTTCCTGGACAAAGATAGATCTGGATAATCTTGGCGTGTTAAAAATGCAGGCTGCCATTCGCGGCACCAGCTATGTTGAAGGCAAGAGCAGCACCGTGAATTTGAACTATACCCATGAGGAAAACGTCTTTACCTTATGGCGCAGTTTACGTTTTGGCGACAATTTGCAGTCATGGCTTGAGCAACATGCCGCGCTTCCCCAGGTGCGCTGTGCGAAGGGCGAAAAGTGTGAGGAAAAACAATGA
- a CDS encoding YnbE family lipoprotein — MKTPIAVPVLAITTLLAGCTPRIEVAAPKEPITINMNVKIEHEIHIKVDKDVETLLKSRSDLF; from the coding sequence ATGAAAACCCCGATAGCCGTGCCGGTGCTGGCAATAACCACCTTGCTGGCTGGTTGTACGCCACGCATCGAGGTGGCGGCACCGAAAGAGCCGATCACCATCAATATGAATGTGAAGATCGAGCATGAAATCCACATCAAAGTGGATAAAGATGTCGAAACTCTGCTGAAATCACGCAGCGATCTGTTCTGA
- a CDS encoding YdbL family protein, protein MKKRLLMALLALSLASTTAQALTLDEARSQGRVGETLTGYIAPVSHDKETLALVERINKARAESYQQLADSNNIPVDDVAKMAGQKLVDRARPGEYVQGINGKWLKKSSAVH, encoded by the coding sequence ATGAAAAAACGACTGCTGATGGCATTGCTGGCGCTGAGCCTCGCCAGCACAACCGCGCAAGCATTGACGCTGGACGAAGCCCGTTCACAAGGGCGGGTGGGGGAAACCTTAACCGGTTACATTGCACCCGTCAGCCACGATAAAGAGACGCTGGCGCTGGTGGAGCGCATTAACAAAGCGCGTGCCGAAAGCTACCAGCAACTGGCCGATAGCAACAACATTCCCGTTGACGATGTGGCGAAGATGGCGGGTCAGAAACTGGTAGATCGCGCCCGGCCCGGTGAATATGTGCAGGGCATTAACGGTAAATGGCTGAAGAAATCGTCAGCGGTGCATTGA
- a CDS encoding LysR family transcriptional regulator translates to MFNPQLLRSFSALIEAGSFTRAADKLGITQAAVSQHIRQLEQQTGPLILRGKRTLELTPQGNALRDYCQELEQADKRLQNRLEDKDKAGGEISVICPSSIGLRIYPLLLNLQQQRPELTIRLRVSPNHSVIAEVLAGRYELGLVTQQPDDTRLTAHKFTEEPLELVLPAGCTANSWQDLQALGFISHPDGHAMATRLLSRRFPGNPGMQSIRVSGFINHIGLIPEPVSRRLGFTVLPRYARLAFPRQALLQVDNHPVNVVDTLWLTHRAEWPITQRAEQALAWLRQHLSDDINAPLTISSAIYR, encoded by the coding sequence ATGTTTAACCCACAGCTTTTACGTTCATTTAGCGCCCTGATTGAGGCCGGATCGTTTACCCGTGCAGCCGATAAGCTTGGCATTACCCAGGCGGCGGTCAGCCAGCATATTCGCCAACTGGAACAACAAACCGGCCCGCTGATTTTGCGTGGCAAAAGAACGCTGGAGCTGACGCCGCAAGGCAATGCGTTACGCGACTATTGCCAGGAGCTGGAACAGGCGGATAAGCGTTTGCAAAATCGTCTGGAAGATAAAGATAAAGCAGGCGGCGAAATCAGTGTGATATGCCCGAGCAGCATCGGGTTGCGCATCTACCCACTACTGCTCAATTTGCAGCAGCAACGGCCTGAGCTGACCATTCGCCTGCGCGTGTCGCCCAATCACTCGGTGATCGCGGAAGTGCTGGCCGGCCGCTACGAGTTAGGGCTGGTCACGCAGCAACCGGATGACACGCGTCTGACAGCGCACAAATTCACCGAAGAACCGCTTGAACTGGTGCTTCCCGCTGGCTGTACCGCCAATAGCTGGCAGGATCTGCAAGCGCTGGGTTTTATCAGCCATCCGGATGGACATGCGATGGCGACGCGGCTGCTCAGCCGCCGTTTCCCCGGCAATCCGGGCATGCAAAGCATACGGGTGAGTGGTTTTATTAACCATATTGGTTTGATACCGGAACCCGTTTCACGCAGGCTAGGCTTTACTGTATTACCGCGCTATGCGCGGCTGGCCTTTCCGCGCCAGGCGCTGTTGCAGGTTGACAACCATCCGGTCAATGTTGTCGATACGCTGTGGCTGACTCACCGCGCGGAGTGGCCGATAACACAGCGGGCGGAACAGGCGCTGGCGTGGTTACGCCAGCACCTCAGTGATGATATCAATGCACCGCTGACGATTTCTTCAGCCATTTACCGTTAA
- a CDS encoding MarR family winged helix-turn-helix transcriptional regulator: MDNAGLLSRVHLLYLASHNLRLLIDQKIKDNHIGFNGWMLLVCIRNEPQIVTQREIALRMGLKEPSVGELIKQLMKQKLLVRAVNTSDRRKYAIKITDQGVAMYDEIQQALQPLFHTIFPGQMEQFDELLQTILAATKRYTAE; encoded by the coding sequence ATGGACAATGCCGGGCTTTTATCGCGTGTACACCTGTTGTACCTGGCGTCGCATAATTTGCGTCTGCTGATTGATCAAAAAATTAAAGACAACCACATCGGTTTTAATGGCTGGATGCTTCTCGTCTGTATTCGTAACGAACCGCAGATTGTGACGCAACGGGAGATCGCGCTGCGCATGGGGCTGAAGGAGCCCAGCGTCGGCGAGCTGATCAAACAGCTTATGAAACAGAAATTGCTGGTGCGGGCGGTCAATACCAGTGACCGGCGCAAATACGCCATCAAAATCACCGATCAAGGCGTGGCGATGTATGACGAGATCCAGCAGGCGCTACAGCCGCTGTTTCACACTATTTTCCCCGGGCAGATGGAACAGTTTGATGAATTACTGCAAACGATCCTGGCAGCGACAAAGCGCTATACGGCAGAGTAG
- the azoR gene encoding FMN-dependent NADH-azoreductase yields the protein MSKVLVLKSSILAGYSQSGQLADYFVEQWSAKHAGDQITVRDLAANPIPVLDGELVGALRPSDAPLTPRQQEALKLSDELIAELQAHDVIVINAPMYNFNIPTQLKNYFDLVARAGVTFRYTEAGPEGLVKGKRAVILSSRGGIHKDTPSDLVAPYLKLFLGFIGITDVNFVFAEGIAYGPEVATKAQTDAKAAIDSLVAA from the coding sequence ATGAGTAAAGTGTTAGTTCTTAAATCCAGTATTTTGGCAGGGTACTCACAGTCTGGCCAGTTGGCTGACTATTTCGTTGAACAGTGGAGCGCGAAACACGCCGGCGATCAAATCACCGTTCGCGATCTGGCTGCAAACCCGATTCCGGTGCTGGATGGCGAGCTGGTTGGCGCGCTGCGTCCGAGCGATGCTCCGCTGACACCGCGCCAGCAGGAAGCGCTGAAACTCTCCGATGAGCTGATCGCTGAATTGCAGGCTCATGATGTGATCGTGATTAATGCCCCGATGTACAACTTCAACATCCCGACACAGCTGAAAAACTACTTCGACCTCGTCGCTCGCGCTGGCGTGACCTTCCGTTACACCGAAGCGGGCCCGGAAGGCCTGGTGAAAGGCAAACGCGCGGTGATCCTCTCCAGCCGTGGCGGCATTCACAAAGACACCCCGTCTGACCTGGTAGCGCCATACCTGAAGCTGTTCCTCGGCTTTATCGGCATTACCGATGTGAACTTTGTGTTCGCTGAAGGCATCGCTTACGGCCCGGAAGTCGCTACCAAAGCGCAGACCGACGCCAAAGCGGCGATCGACAGCCTGGTCGCTGCATAA